A genomic segment from Actinomyces lilanjuaniae encodes:
- a CDS encoding D-alanine--D-alanine ligase family protein has translation MTKTPQSEPLRIAILAGGLSHERDISLRSGNRVAQVLKQDGHSVLVLDVDARMISSLRAFGPDVVWPLVHGSHGEDGGLQNTLIALGLPYVGTHSDGCQRSSFKPTAKATVRTGGVLTPDSLTLPRAYFSQLGAQDVLGVVAGHLGFPLVVKPNQGGSGLGVSVAFNADELRAAMVACFSYDDRALIEKYVEGTEIAVSVVDTGAGPRALPPVEVVSQGQYDFDARYNPGRSEYFVPARLSGDDADKVKETALAVHRTLGLGNLSRTDLILDAHGTPWFIDVNVVPGMTENSLLPMAIKADEELGDLYDALVRNPLVQP, from the coding sequence ATGACCAAGACTCCTCAGTCAGAACCGCTACGTATCGCTATACTCGCAGGAGGCCTCAGTCACGAACGGGATATTTCGCTACGCTCAGGCAACCGTGTAGCCCAGGTTCTCAAGCAGGATGGGCATTCCGTGCTCGTCCTCGACGTCGACGCCCGTATGATTAGTTCTCTACGCGCTTTCGGCCCTGATGTAGTATGGCCCTTAGTTCATGGAAGCCACGGTGAGGACGGTGGACTTCAGAACACTCTTATCGCACTGGGGCTTCCTTATGTTGGCACACATTCGGATGGGTGCCAGCGTTCGTCCTTCAAGCCGACTGCTAAGGCTACCGTACGAACCGGCGGCGTACTTACCCCGGATTCCCTCACGCTGCCACGCGCATACTTTAGCCAGTTAGGCGCTCAAGACGTTCTCGGTGTTGTTGCTGGGCACCTAGGGTTTCCACTTGTCGTCAAGCCAAATCAAGGCGGTTCAGGTCTTGGTGTATCCGTCGCCTTTAACGCAGATGAACTTCGGGCGGCAATGGTTGCTTGCTTCTCCTATGACGACCGTGCGCTTATTGAGAAGTATGTTGAAGGAACAGAGATTGCGGTGTCTGTTGTCGATACCGGAGCGGGACCACGTGCACTACCCCCGGTCGAAGTAGTTTCTCAAGGTCAATACGACTTCGATGCGAGATACAATCCTGGTCGGTCTGAATACTTTGTGCCAGCCAGACTTAGCGGTGACGATGCAGACAAGGTCAAAGAGACAGCTCTGGCGGTTCACCGCACGCTAGGCCTTGGTAATCTGTCGCGGACCGACTTAATTCTCGACGCCCACGGCACACCCTGGTTTATTGACGTCAATGTAGTCCCTGGAATGACAGAAAACTCACTTCTACCCATGGCCATCAAAGCAGATGAGGAACTTGGGGACCTCTATGATGCCTTGGTGAGAAATCCTTTGGTCCAGCCCTAA
- the trxB gene encoding thioredoxin-disulfide reductase encodes MIHDVIIVGSGPAGYTAAIYAARAQLAPVVLAGSVTAGGALMNTTEVENYPGFVQGVMGPTLMTQMQEQAERFGAEIRYEDVTALELEGLTKRVVTDEGTYEARTVIISTGSEYRHLGLEAEDRLSGHGVSYCATCDGFFFKDQDIVVVGGGDSAMEEATFLTRFARSVTVVHRRDELRASAVMAQRAHDDPKITFAWNSTVAELHGQDSLTSVTLEDTVTGKRRQLEATGLFVAIGQIPRSELVKDVLDLDEAGYIQVEAPSQRTRLPGVFACGDVADPVYQQAVTAAGSGCRAALDAEHYLATL; translated from the coding sequence ATGATTCACGACGTCATCATCGTCGGCTCCGGCCCTGCGGGCTACACCGCCGCTATCTATGCTGCTCGCGCCCAGTTGGCACCCGTCGTGCTGGCAGGATCGGTGACAGCCGGGGGAGCACTGATGAACACAACGGAGGTGGAGAACTACCCTGGATTTGTCCAAGGTGTAATGGGTCCCACCCTGATGACCCAGATGCAAGAGCAGGCAGAACGCTTCGGAGCAGAGATCCGCTACGAGGACGTCACCGCCTTGGAGCTGGAAGGCCTGACCAAGCGTGTCGTCACGGATGAGGGCACCTACGAAGCCCGTACAGTGATAATCTCTACCGGCTCAGAGTACAGGCACCTGGGGCTAGAGGCTGAGGACCGCCTTTCCGGCCACGGGGTGTCCTACTGTGCGACATGCGACGGGTTCTTCTTCAAGGACCAGGATATCGTCGTGGTCGGCGGGGGTGACTCCGCGATGGAGGAAGCCACGTTCCTGACTCGGTTCGCCAGGTCAGTGACCGTTGTGCACCGCCGTGACGAGCTGAGGGCCTCCGCAGTTATGGCACAGCGTGCCCACGACGACCCCAAGATCACCTTCGCCTGGAACTCCACTGTGGCTGAGTTGCACGGTCAGGACTCCCTGACCAGCGTGACGCTTGAGGACACGGTGACCGGGAAGCGGCGTCAGCTCGAGGCAACCGGGTTGTTCGTGGCAATTGGTCAGATTCCCCGTAGTGAGTTGGTAAAAGACGTGCTGGACCTGGACGAGGCAGGATACATCCAAGTCGAGGCTCCGTCGCAGCGCACTCGCTTACCAGGCGTCTTCGCCTGTGGCGACGTCGCTGACCCGGTCTACCAGCAGGCTGTCACGGCAGCCGGGTCGGGCTGCCGCGCGGCCCTAGACGCAGAACACTACTTGGCCACGCTGTGA
- the thrC gene encoding threonine synthase, protein MHYISTRGGMRPARFTEVLLSGLAPDGGLVVPLALPSLSADCLEAWRCLDYAALASKVIGLFATDVPEADLQTMTAVAYGPQRFPAPVVPVRDHSAVVAGLHLVGLSEGPTMAFKDLAMQFLGQAVPYVLDKQGQVLNILGATSGDTGSAAEHAFRGQDAVNVFMLSPAGRMSPVQRAQMYSLHDPNIHNIAVEGVFDDCQDLVKTLSNDIAFKERYSLGAVNSINIGRIVAQAVYYVWAWLRVTDRVEERRRSDFQVDVCVPSGNFGNVYAGHIVRSMGLPIRRLIVATNENNVLEEFFSTGIYTPRSAEATLATSSPSMDISKASNLERFLWSLLGPERFSRAWRELEDCGSLDLSDQVERIREEFGFIAMSSSHAKRLETIRFMSSHGVTVDPHTADGITTALNLMEPSFPTLVLETARPEKFLGTVGEALGFPQPIPNTVSKLLALPQRKTTITADEQELRTIIATNAVTANSSTFQ, encoded by the coding sequence ATGCACTATATCTCTACCCGAGGCGGGATGCGTCCAGCCCGTTTTACCGAGGTCCTGTTGTCCGGCTTGGCGCCAGACGGGGGACTGGTAGTCCCCCTTGCACTACCATCACTCAGCGCAGACTGCCTTGAGGCATGGAGATGCCTGGACTACGCAGCCCTGGCTTCCAAGGTGATCGGTCTGTTCGCCACCGACGTCCCTGAGGCCGATCTTCAGACTATGACTGCCGTCGCCTACGGGCCGCAGCGGTTCCCAGCACCTGTGGTACCGGTGCGCGATCACAGCGCAGTTGTTGCAGGGCTGCACCTCGTGGGCTTGTCTGAGGGCCCCACCATGGCCTTTAAGGACCTGGCGATGCAGTTCCTGGGCCAAGCGGTGCCCTATGTCCTGGACAAGCAGGGACAGGTGCTCAATATTCTAGGAGCAACATCCGGAGACACTGGATCGGCTGCTGAGCACGCCTTCCGGGGGCAGGACGCAGTGAACGTCTTCATGCTTTCACCGGCAGGCCGGATGAGTCCCGTCCAGCGGGCGCAGATGTACTCTCTGCACGATCCAAATATTCACAACATCGCCGTTGAGGGCGTGTTCGACGACTGCCAGGACCTGGTCAAGACCCTCAGCAACGACATCGCCTTCAAGGAACGTTACTCGCTGGGAGCCGTCAACTCCATCAACATCGGACGAATCGTGGCCCAGGCGGTCTACTACGTGTGGGCGTGGTTGCGTGTCACAGACCGGGTGGAAGAGCGGCGACGTTCTGACTTCCAGGTCGACGTATGTGTTCCCTCGGGCAATTTCGGCAACGTCTATGCAGGTCATATAGTGCGCAGCATGGGACTGCCGATCCGTAGACTCATCGTGGCAACCAACGAGAACAACGTTCTGGAAGAATTTTTTTCTACTGGAATCTACACGCCGCGAAGCGCAGAGGCTACCCTCGCCACGTCTAGTCCTTCCATGGATATCTCCAAGGCTTCTAACCTGGAGCGGTTCCTTTGGTCTCTTCTGGGACCGGAGCGGTTCTCGCGCGCCTGGAGGGAACTGGAGGACTGCGGCTCACTGGATCTGTCGGACCAGGTAGAGCGCATACGCGAAGAGTTCGGTTTCATTGCCATGTCCTCCTCCCACGCCAAACGCCTAGAGACAATTCGCTTTATGAGTAGCCACGGTGTCACCGTCGACCCGCATACCGCCGACGGTATCACCACGGCCCTGAACCTTATGGAGCCCAGTTTCCCGACACTGGTATTGGAGACTGCAAGACCGGAAAAGTTTCTCGGCACCGTTGGGGAGGCCCTTGGGTTCCCCCAACCGATCCCAAATACCGTCAGCAAACTCCTGGCGCTTCCTCAGCGAAAGACAACAATTACCGCCGACGAGCAAGAACTGAGAACCATTATCGCTACGAACGCGGTCACAGCCAACTCATCGACCTTCCAGTAG
- the trxA gene encoding thioredoxin — protein MSAALDVTDATFNEEVLGSDKPVVIDFWADWCGPCRQMAPIVDEVATELGERVKFVKINVDDSPATARSFGIRSIPTFAVVRDGETFHQFAGSRPKASFKAEVEKVLD, from the coding sequence ATGTCTGCTGCTCTTGACGTCACCGATGCCACCTTTAACGAGGAGGTTCTCGGCTCTGACAAGCCCGTTGTCATCGACTTCTGGGCCGACTGGTGCGGCCCTTGCCGCCAGATGGCACCGATTGTCGACGAAGTAGCGACCGAGCTGGGAGAGCGGGTGAAGTTCGTCAAGATCAACGTCGACGACAGCCCAGCCACCGCGCGGTCCTTTGGGATACGGTCTATTCCGACCTTTGCGGTCGTCCGTGACGGTGAGACATTCCATCAGTTCGCCGGCTCACGCCCCAAGGCCTCGTTCAAGGCCGAGGTGGAGAAGGTCTTGGATTGA
- a CDS encoding murein biosynthesis integral membrane protein MurJ gives MTPPRHARPRRSFLSPNPHRSQASLARSSAIMASGTLVSRVLGLVRNALIVIALGATGSGAADAFNTANNLPTNLYNMMIGGVLNAILVPQIVRALRKRNGEELVNRLLTAAATLMLVVTVVITAAAPLVFYVNASSLASGRWQPVSYAFAFWFMPQIFFYGLYALWGQVLNARSSFGPYMWSPVLNNIISIISIIAYIRVYGAYTDGQGPEVWDAGRITLIGATTTLGIAAQALILYIPLVRSGFQPRIVFGIRGLGLGQSSRVALWALLGVAIISLSTWATTNLGSAAVTASELPEYADVVVPSTTMWSNAYLVYILPQSLVVTSIITALFTRMSEKASSGDREGVRDDLSLGLRSAGVFTVLATAGICVLAVPALQVFTPSISLRVAQATAPVLVLLALGIVPQGIWFTTQRVMLAYEDTKRLLIADAVVGLLPVVLCALAYLLAPANHWMAWAAFANTLSQVAACVVVVPLMRRHLPSLDGRRVATTHLRLCLAAAPAVLIGMVLVALMGEVDGASSLNRLLAASTQVVVVASVMSFTYLVMGRIVNVEEIVVAFRPLSRVLVKIGQRLPGPAGRSVLRLAEWMTPTTAPASGAPTSRTIPSAPPPPRAAPAPPPPAASTAPPTTPQPAPAPPPPPVPTTAPQGASAHGQPQASYPPSVLPHAPSSADRAGRSPVRRPVVPAVPPTVPPSVPPVPRTSPAATTMPPPEAVTRATPLTSPPPPAHPAGAAVTPRGAAPAPPPDSSPLSANLPVSIEPSTVVLPSGHTTEQAQSPRTATMGPSVSDGQSPRGRRRMSEATPIGSGRYGLLGTLSTTLPRIVRHRGVDTILDREVTILVLTDASVHRDSVMDAASRAVLVDDERLQRVYDVERSEPSIIITEPLAGRTLSSLVARGITSAQVRAIIGETAQALDAGARKGLHHLNLSPESIRVLPGGEVKISGLGIEAAALDLESKVAKNDPLAADRADARALVEILYYGLTGRWPGKRPGIPSAPRLGGAPVVPSTLVAGIDPVLDDLCVRTWNGQPPISAAEVARALGSWEPVSGYVVDPARDYPAVMRTSTQQNGPGSTSRTAGTGVASAARGVLDRLRRSSSTDSGASATASATAAHASQTAVTDSFAQQGPAYDAMDEDTVVAGDLRAEEEATPRAGIGYVQVTGPVNPMPSVLTNASETAPGAAPVPSEPFTGSFEVNFDDLEDEEEDEVDEELAQSVNRTTTSIILTLVVVALVGVVIAVLILQQLAGIRFTDPDGPAADTVPSATSAQSAQDDGDEADEQSGDEEDSEDSAPITVSGAQSLDPFGDGNEHPELADLLVDGDTSQEWFSRYYNDPGMDGKGGVGVVVTLEESAEVSGIDIHGTGEGGSIQVRATSPEDPTGGELLAEGPFTSQVTSFDFESTETASVVVWITELPRAADGSNKATITEITLR, from the coding sequence ATGACCCCGCCCCGGCACGCCCGGCCCAGACGCTCCTTCCTTTCCCCGAACCCGCACCGGTCCCAGGCCTCACTGGCCCGTTCCTCAGCGATCATGGCCTCGGGAACGTTGGTCTCCCGTGTACTGGGGCTGGTGCGCAACGCCCTCATCGTCATCGCTCTGGGGGCTACCGGCTCAGGGGCGGCAGACGCCTTCAACACCGCCAACAACCTGCCGACAAACCTGTACAACATGATGATCGGTGGCGTCCTCAACGCCATCCTGGTACCTCAGATCGTCCGGGCACTGCGCAAGCGCAACGGCGAGGAGCTGGTCAACCGGCTCCTGACCGCCGCGGCCACCCTCATGCTCGTTGTCACGGTGGTGATCACCGCTGCGGCTCCCCTGGTGTTCTACGTCAACGCCTCCTCCCTCGCCTCGGGCCGGTGGCAGCCGGTCTCCTATGCCTTCGCCTTCTGGTTCATGCCGCAGATCTTCTTCTACGGCCTCTACGCCCTGTGGGGCCAGGTCCTCAACGCCCGGTCCAGCTTCGGCCCCTATATGTGGTCGCCGGTGCTCAACAACATCATCTCCATCATCTCCATCATTGCCTACATCCGGGTCTACGGGGCCTATACCGACGGGCAGGGGCCGGAGGTGTGGGACGCGGGCCGCATCACCTTGATCGGAGCAACCACCACCCTGGGCATCGCCGCCCAGGCCCTGATCCTCTACATACCCCTAGTGCGTTCCGGCTTCCAACCACGCATCGTCTTTGGCATACGAGGCCTGGGACTAGGGCAGAGCTCCAGGGTCGCCCTGTGGGCGCTGCTCGGCGTCGCCATCATCTCCCTGAGCACCTGGGCCACCACCAACCTGGGCTCAGCCGCGGTCACGGCCTCTGAGCTCCCTGAGTACGCCGACGTTGTGGTGCCGTCAACGACGATGTGGTCCAACGCCTACCTGGTCTACATCCTTCCCCAGTCCCTGGTGGTGACCTCCATCATTACCGCCTTGTTCACCCGTATGAGCGAGAAGGCCTCCTCAGGCGACCGGGAGGGCGTGCGCGACGACCTGTCACTGGGCCTGCGCTCTGCCGGGGTGTTCACGGTGCTGGCTACCGCAGGCATCTGCGTCCTGGCAGTGCCTGCACTCCAGGTCTTCACCCCGTCGATCTCTCTGAGGGTGGCCCAGGCTACCGCACCGGTCCTTGTCCTCCTGGCCCTGGGGATCGTCCCGCAGGGGATCTGGTTCACCACCCAGCGAGTCATGCTGGCCTACGAGGACACTAAACGGCTTCTTATCGCCGACGCTGTGGTGGGCCTGCTCCCCGTGGTCCTGTGCGCCCTGGCCTACCTCCTGGCACCGGCCAACCACTGGATGGCCTGGGCGGCCTTTGCCAACACCCTCAGCCAGGTTGCCGCATGCGTCGTCGTCGTCCCGCTGATGCGGCGCCACCTGCCGAGCCTGGACGGGCGCAGGGTCGCCACCACCCACCTGCGCCTGTGCCTGGCCGCAGCACCTGCGGTACTCATCGGCATGGTCCTGGTAGCGCTGATGGGAGAGGTAGACGGAGCCTCGTCCCTGAACCGTCTCCTGGCCGCCTCGACCCAGGTCGTCGTCGTGGCCTCGGTCATGTCCTTCACCTACCTCGTCATGGGACGGATAGTCAACGTCGAGGAGATTGTCGTTGCCTTCCGCCCGCTGTCACGGGTCCTGGTCAAAATTGGCCAGCGCCTGCCGGGTCCGGCAGGTCGATCGGTGCTGCGCCTGGCAGAGTGGATGACACCGACGACGGCTCCTGCTAGTGGCGCCCCCACAAGCAGGACCATTCCTTCAGCGCCGCCTCCACCACGGGCGGCCCCGGCACCTCCACCTCCGGCTGCTTCTACTGCACCCCCCACCACACCACAGCCTGCCCCGGCACCACCACCCCCGCCTGTGCCTACCACCGCCCCTCAGGGGGCGTCGGCGCACGGACAGCCGCAGGCTTCCTACCCTCCCAGCGTTCTTCCTCACGCCCCTTCCTCGGCCGACCGCGCTGGGCGGTCACCTGTACGACGCCCGGTGGTACCTGCTGTACCGCCGACAGTACCCCCATCGGTCCCGCCGGTCCCTCGTACCTCTCCGGCAGCTACGACTATGCCTCCGCCCGAGGCCGTCACACGCGCGACGCCCCTTACCTCCCCTCCACCACCAGCCCACCCTGCTGGCGCTGCGGTCACCCCCCGGGGCGCCGCTCCCGCGCCACCTCCGGACAGCTCCCCCCTGTCCGCCAACCTGCCTGTCAGCATAGAGCCGTCCACCGTCGTGCTCCCGTCAGGTCACACCACCGAGCAGGCACAGAGCCCACGGACCGCTACGATGGGTCCATCAGTATCTGACGGACAGTCACCCCGAGGAAGGAGACGCATGTCTGAGGCGACGCCGATTGGCAGTGGCCGCTACGGACTCCTGGGGACCCTGTCCACCACGCTGCCCCGAATCGTTCGACACCGCGGTGTTGACACCATCCTCGACCGCGAGGTGACCATCCTCGTGCTCACGGACGCCTCGGTCCACCGCGACAGTGTCATGGACGCGGCAAGCCGCGCCGTACTGGTGGACGACGAGCGCCTTCAGCGGGTATACGATGTTGAGCGCTCCGAGCCCTCCATCATCATCACTGAGCCCCTGGCGGGCCGCACCCTCAGTTCCCTGGTGGCCCGCGGCATCACCTCGGCGCAGGTCAGAGCCATCATTGGTGAGACAGCCCAGGCGCTTGACGCCGGGGCCCGTAAAGGTCTGCACCACCTCAACCTGTCCCCTGAGTCCATTCGGGTGCTCCCCGGGGGAGAGGTCAAGATCAGCGGGCTGGGGATCGAGGCCGCCGCTCTGGACCTGGAGAGCAAGGTCGCCAAGAACGACCCTCTTGCCGCCGACCGTGCTGACGCCCGTGCCCTCGTGGAGATCCTCTACTACGGGCTGACCGGCCGTTGGCCCGGGAAACGTCCCGGGATCCCCTCCGCACCTCGTCTGGGTGGCGCGCCCGTCGTCCCGTCCACGCTGGTAGCTGGTATCGACCCGGTCCTGGACGACCTGTGCGTGCGTACATGGAACGGGCAGCCTCCCATCTCAGCCGCCGAGGTCGCGCGGGCGCTGGGAAGCTGGGAGCCTGTCAGCGGCTACGTGGTCGACCCCGCTCGGGACTACCCGGCCGTGATGAGAACCAGCACCCAGCAGAACGGACCAGGCTCCACATCACGTACAGCAGGTACCGGGGTTGCTAGTGCTGCCCGCGGAGTACTAGATCGTCTGCGTCGCTCTAGCAGCACGGATAGCGGTGCTTCGGCTACCGCCTCAGCGACTGCCGCTCACGCCTCGCAGACTGCCGTAACGGACTCCTTTGCTCAGCAAGGTCCCGCTTACGACGCGATGGACGAGGACACCGTGGTCGCTGGCGACCTGCGTGCCGAGGAGGAGGCGACTCCTCGGGCAGGAATCGGCTACGTCCAGGTCACCGGCCCGGTCAACCCGATGCCGAGCGTGCTGACCAACGCCTCGGAGACAGCTCCAGGCGCCGCTCCTGTCCCCTCTGAGCCCTTCACAGGCAGCTTTGAGGTCAACTTCGACGACCTTGAGGACGAGGAAGAGGATGAGGTTGACGAGGAACTAGCCCAGTCTGTCAACCGTACCACGACCAGCATCATCCTCACCCTGGTTGTCGTAGCTCTTGTCGGCGTTGTCATTGCCGTGCTGATTCTGCAACAGCTGGCGGGAATCCGCTTTACCGACCCCGACGGACCAGCCGCCGACACGGTTCCCTCCGCGACATCGGCGCAGTCGGCCCAGGACGACGGCGATGAGGCGGATGAGCAGTCCGGGGACGAGGAGGACAGTGAGGACAGCGCGCCTATCACCGTCAGCGGCGCACAGAGCCTGGACCCCTTCGGCGACGGGAACGAGCACCCAGAGCTGGCTGACCTCCTGGTGGACGGGGACACCTCCCAGGAGTGGTTCTCCCGGTACTACAACGACCCCGGTATGGATGGCAAGGGCGGGGTGGGAGTTGTCGTGACTCTGGAGGAGTCTGCCGAGGTCTCTGGTATCGACATCCACGGAACCGGGGAGGGCGGATCGATCCAGGTTCGTGCCACGAGTCCCGAGGACCCTACAGGGGGCGAGCTGCTGGCTGAAGGTCCCTTCACCTCGCAAGTCACCTCATTCGACTTCGAGTCCACGGAGACGGCATCAGTTGTCGTATGGATCACGGAACTTCCCAGAGCCGCTGACGGCTCCAATAAGGCCACTATCACCGAGATCACCCTCCGATAG
- a CDS encoding ParB/RepB/Spo0J family partition protein, with amino-acid sequence MAQKRRGLGRGLQALIPDAQKETVSSSRPSDVFFPDSREDSFDLVEGSAAGNTHAITTEAADSARNESAQSERDGSIVSKDDTDAGRPVKQTKPSGKESSEERRIPQSDRDIHGGSGADVPESGVSDDFPYVSRETSSVSRRHDVAAPTGDRRVSGKRSSRKSDREVPNDTSARDGRGRSGRQTTFAGKAHPSRAAADEGEELVPVPGATFAEIPVELIDPNPRQPRQVFDEEDISELAASITEVGLLQPIVVRRSASQGELEEERFELILGERRLRAAKEASLDNIPAVVRDTDDVDMLRNALLENLHRVQLNPLEEAAAYQQLLEDFGCTQAELSDRISISRSQISNTLRLMKLPPLVQRRLAAGVLSAGHARALLGLSHVDAMERMAQRVVAEGLSVRATEEMVALHEESDSSRQQSKSLRTRSTPLPALSTRLSDAFDTRVKVTKGAKKGRITIEFAGDEDLARIVSALAPGTSLDEE; translated from the coding sequence ATGGCTCAAAAGAGGAGAGGTCTTGGACGTGGGCTCCAGGCGCTTATTCCCGATGCTCAAAAAGAAACGGTTAGTTCTAGTCGCCCGTCCGACGTATTTTTCCCAGATAGCAGGGAAGATAGTTTTGATTTGGTGGAAGGTTCTGCTGCTGGGAACACCCATGCAATTACTACTGAGGCAGCGGACTCTGCTCGTAATGAATCTGCACAGTCCGAACGGGACGGTTCGATAGTATCGAAAGATGATACAGACGCAGGGCGGCCAGTGAAGCAGACTAAGCCATCTGGAAAAGAATCATCAGAGGAACGGCGGATTCCCCAATCGGATCGTGACATTCATGGAGGTTCAGGTGCTGATGTGCCTGAGAGTGGCGTGTCTGACGATTTTCCGTATGTTTCACGTGAAACGTCTTCAGTTAGCCGTCGCCATGATGTGGCGGCCCCGACTGGAGACCGCCGGGTGTCCGGGAAGCGTAGCAGCCGCAAGAGCGATCGCGAGGTGCCAAATGATACCTCCGCTCGCGATGGTCGAGGTCGTTCTGGCCGCCAGACAACTTTTGCCGGGAAAGCCCATCCTAGTCGGGCAGCTGCAGATGAGGGAGAGGAGCTTGTTCCAGTTCCTGGAGCGACGTTTGCTGAGATCCCAGTAGAACTTATTGATCCTAATCCACGGCAACCGCGTCAGGTCTTCGACGAAGAAGATATCTCCGAACTCGCTGCTTCTATTACAGAAGTGGGGCTATTGCAGCCTATTGTGGTGCGTCGCTCTGCCTCTCAGGGAGAACTGGAGGAGGAACGCTTTGAACTTATCTTAGGTGAACGTCGACTTCGCGCGGCAAAAGAAGCGTCACTGGATAACATTCCTGCGGTGGTCCGGGACACTGACGACGTTGATATGCTGCGCAACGCGTTGTTGGAAAATCTTCATCGCGTGCAGTTGAATCCCCTGGAAGAGGCTGCTGCTTACCAGCAGTTACTTGAGGACTTTGGTTGCACTCAGGCTGAACTGTCTGATAGGATATCGATATCGCGTTCACAGATTTCCAATACGCTGCGGCTTATGAAGCTTCCTCCACTGGTGCAGCGGAGGCTTGCCGCTGGCGTACTCTCGGCCGGACATGCTCGCGCTCTTCTGGGGCTTTCGCATGTTGATGCAATGGAGCGCATGGCGCAACGAGTTGTTGCAGAAGGCCTATCTGTTCGTGCCACTGAAGAGATGGTGGCTCTTCATGAAGAATCGGACTCTTCTCGACAGCAATCCAAGAGTCTCCGCACCCGTAGTACTCCTTTACCAGCACTGTCAACTCGCTTATCCGATGCATTTGATACTAGGGTTAAAGTGACGAAGGGCGCAAAAAAAGGCCGTATTACCATTGAGTTTGCTGGTGACGAAGACTTGGCCCGGATCGTGAGTGCATTGGCGCCGGGTACCTCACTTGACGAGGAGTAG
- a CDS encoding PLP-dependent aminotransferase family protein codes for MSQVKGNRLDPWLDSYATRAHGLRASETRSLFAVASRPEVVSLAGGMPNLKDLPLDRIADATAEMIRKDGGKALQYGNGQGLPRLREHVTEVMALEGIDAGADDVIITTGSQQAVDIVTELFIDPGDVILAEAPTYVGSLSIFSTYQADVQHVAIDAHGVIPEALEEAILRTKREGRTIKFFYCLPNFHNPAGVTLSEERRPLVIDICRRHHILIVEDNPYGLLGFEGQTYTALKTLAPDDVIYLGSFSKIFAPGYRVGWAVAPPAVKEKMKLASEAAILCPSSVGQYSISMYLEQFDWKKQIGEFRTMYRERRDTMVGALEEYLPVCRWNVPDGGFYVWVGLPEGIDAREMLPRAVTNLVAYVSGTAFYAGGKAGQDHLRLSFCYPEPVDIREGVRRLSQVISRDLENYRLFGPTSYRDSLGITAPGPDQV; via the coding sequence ATGAGCCAGGTCAAGGGAAACCGACTTGACCCATGGCTAGACAGCTATGCCACACGTGCCCACGGCCTGAGGGCGTCTGAGACACGTTCCCTGTTTGCAGTCGCCTCGCGTCCTGAGGTGGTCTCGTTAGCGGGCGGAATGCCCAATCTCAAAGATCTACCTCTTGACCGCATCGCCGACGCAACTGCCGAAATGATCCGCAAGGACGGAGGTAAGGCACTGCAGTACGGAAACGGGCAGGGGTTGCCGCGGCTTCGTGAGCACGTCACCGAAGTTATGGCTCTGGAGGGTATCGACGCAGGAGCCGACGACGTCATCATCACCACGGGCTCGCAGCAAGCCGTCGATATAGTTACCGAACTGTTTATTGACCCGGGCGACGTAATCCTTGCCGAGGCGCCAACATATGTTGGTTCTCTATCGATCTTCTCCACCTACCAGGCTGATGTACAGCATGTGGCCATTGATGCCCACGGCGTCATCCCCGAAGCCTTGGAGGAGGCGATCCTCAGGACCAAACGAGAAGGTCGAACTATTAAATTTTTTTACTGTTTGCCCAACTTTCATAACCCTGCTGGCGTCACTCTCAGCGAAGAACGTCGCCCGCTTGTCATTGATATATGCCGTCGACACCATATTCTTATCGTTGAAGACAACCCCTACGGACTGCTTGGCTTTGAAGGTCAGACTTACACAGCACTCAAGACGCTCGCCCCGGATGACGTAATCTATCTTGGGTCCTTCTCGAAGATCTTTGCGCCTGGGTACCGTGTGGGCTGGGCTGTCGCTCCTCCAGCGGTAAAGGAAAAGATGAAGCTCGCTTCCGAGGCCGCTATTCTTTGTCCGTCCTCTGTTGGCCAGTACTCTATCTCGATGTACCTGGAGCAGTTCGATTGGAAGAAGCAGATCGGGGAGTTCCGTACCATGTACAGGGAACGGCGAGATACCATGGTGGGAGCCCTAGAGGAGTACTTACCGGTGTGCCGCTGGAACGTCCCGGACGGCGGCTTCTATGTGTGGGTTGGACTCCCTGAAGGTATTGACGCTAGAGAAATGCTTCCCCGTGCAGTGACAAATCTCGTTGCCTATGTCTCTGGCACAGCCTTCTACGCAGGAGGAAAAGCCGGCCAAGACCACCTTCGGCTTTCCTTCTGCTACCCAGAGCCGGTTGATATTAGGGAGGGAGTCCGGAGACTGTCCCAAGTTATTAGTCGCGATCTGGAGAACTACAGATTGTTTGGCCCTACTTCGTACCGTGACTCACTAGGTATAACTGCCCCAGGCCCAGATCAGGTTTAA